In one Achromobacter spanius genomic region, the following are encoded:
- a CDS encoding TonB-dependent siderophore receptor, which yields MRALVTMLLLALAALLGQKAVALDGTAARANVSLRYDVPAGPLVAVLQQIASQAGVLLYFDPSLTRDLTSNGLTGRYTVEQAFAQVLASYGLEVHQDTPGAYQVRSVGWTPSVTWMPPTLVEGATVGVGGFVARVADVGTKTATPIIRVPQSVSVVTGQEMQARYARTVTQALQYTPGVQVNNFGSNEVRNDWLVLRGFDAKLTGDYRDGLSQMPYDQIRARMPAYALESIEVLRGPSSALYGQVAPGGIVNRVTKRPTATVLREVAVQAGSFDNKQAFLDLGGPVNEAGNAAYRLTATAREAGTQDKYDDDHRYRDDLAYVAPAWRWRDADTSVTLLTHFQRDRNDGESRTYYPTHTLVGDYAYDRNERDFASVGYLFEHRLNNTWSLRQNARYQRGDMNLRNLYPLALAADGRTLSRMQLQARERADGVAVDTQLEGRLEGAGLTHTLLAGVDYRRLAGSQNYRQALAPALDIDDPVYNQPINALDASHTVLDVRQVSTQWGLYAQDQIQAGAWTLTLGARHDRYVDDTDDRLAGGSQRTSDQALTWRSGLSYAFASGVAPYVSYATGFVPQAGAAFDGSSFTPARSDQVELGVKFQPANSQNLYTVALFNLNQRNGLTADPDPAHAGFSVQSGRLRSRGVELEAKLSQGNGWDLVAAYTYNVVTNVSSNDGGAAGKTPIVTPRHMAALWLGHRFSEGALSGWNAGLGVRYIGPTYVDVANTMKNSGAAVFDASLAYDTGAWRFSVDAMNLLNKETVVCRNDRVNCRYGVERTVLAAVAYRY from the coding sequence GTGCGTGCGCTTGTCACGATGCTGCTGCTGGCGCTGGCCGCGCTGCTGGGGCAGAAAGCCGTTGCGCTGGATGGCACTGCCGCGCGGGCGAACGTCAGTCTGCGCTACGACGTGCCCGCCGGACCGCTTGTGGCAGTGTTGCAGCAGATCGCCAGCCAGGCGGGCGTGCTGCTGTATTTCGATCCGTCACTGACGCGCGATCTCACTAGCAATGGCCTGACCGGCCGTTACACGGTCGAGCAAGCATTTGCCCAGGTGCTGGCCAGCTACGGGCTGGAAGTGCACCAGGACACGCCGGGCGCCTACCAGGTCAGAAGCGTGGGCTGGACGCCGTCGGTCACCTGGATGCCGCCGACCTTGGTTGAAGGCGCGACCGTTGGCGTTGGCGGTTTTGTGGCGCGGGTGGCGGACGTGGGCACCAAGACCGCGACGCCCATCATCCGTGTGCCGCAATCCGTGTCGGTGGTGACCGGACAAGAGATGCAGGCCCGCTACGCGCGCACGGTCACGCAGGCCTTGCAATACACCCCCGGCGTGCAGGTCAACAACTTCGGGAGCAACGAGGTTCGCAATGACTGGCTGGTGCTGCGGGGATTCGACGCCAAGCTGACGGGCGATTACCGCGACGGCCTGAGCCAGATGCCCTATGACCAGATTCGTGCGCGCATGCCCGCGTACGCGCTGGAAAGCATCGAGGTGCTGCGGGGGCCGTCCTCGGCCCTGTACGGGCAGGTAGCGCCGGGCGGCATCGTGAACCGCGTAACCAAGCGTCCGACCGCCACCGTCCTGCGCGAAGTGGCGGTCCAGGCGGGGTCGTTCGACAACAAGCAGGCGTTCCTGGATCTGGGCGGCCCGGTCAACGAGGCCGGCAACGCCGCCTATCGCTTGACCGCGACGGCTCGTGAGGCCGGCACGCAAGACAAGTACGACGACGACCACCGCTACCGCGACGACCTTGCCTACGTGGCGCCGGCGTGGCGCTGGCGCGATGCGGACACGTCAGTGACGTTGCTCACGCATTTCCAGCGCGACCGCAACGACGGCGAATCGCGCACCTACTACCCCACGCACACGCTGGTCGGCGATTACGCCTATGACCGCAACGAACGCGACTTCGCCAGCGTGGGCTACCTGTTCGAGCATCGGCTGAACAATACGTGGTCGTTGCGGCAGAACGCGCGTTATCAGCGCGGCGACATGAACTTGCGCAACCTGTATCCGCTGGCGCTGGCCGCTGACGGGCGCACGCTTTCCCGCATGCAGCTGCAAGCGCGCGAGCGCGCCGATGGCGTGGCGGTGGATACGCAGCTCGAAGGCCGGCTCGAAGGGGCAGGGCTGACGCACACCTTGCTGGCGGGCGTGGACTATCGCAGGCTGGCGGGCTCACAGAATTACCGGCAGGCGCTGGCGCCGGCGCTGGACATTGATGACCCCGTCTACAACCAGCCGATCAACGCGCTGGACGCCAGCCATACGGTGCTGGATGTGCGGCAGGTCAGCACGCAATGGGGGCTGTACGCGCAGGACCAGATTCAGGCCGGGGCCTGGACACTGACCCTGGGGGCTCGGCACGACCGCTACGTTGACGATACCGACGACCGGCTGGCTGGCGGCAGCCAACGTACCAGCGATCAGGCGCTTACGTGGCGCAGCGGCCTGTCCTACGCCTTCGCATCGGGCGTGGCGCCCTACGTCAGCTACGCGACGGGCTTCGTGCCGCAGGCGGGCGCAGCCTTCGATGGCTCGTCCTTCACGCCGGCCAGATCGGATCAGGTCGAACTAGGCGTCAAGTTCCAGCCTGCGAATTCGCAAAACCTTTACACCGTCGCCCTGTTCAACCTGAACCAGCGCAACGGGCTGACCGCGGACCCCGACCCGGCCCACGCGGGTTTCAGCGTGCAGTCGGGCCGTCTGCGGTCGCGCGGGGTGGAGCTGGAGGCCAAGCTCAGCCAGGGCAACGGCTGGGATCTGGTCGCCGCCTACACCTACAACGTCGTAACCAACGTCTCCAGCAATGACGGCGGGGCGGCCGGCAAGACGCCCATCGTCACGCCGCGCCACATGGCCGCGTTGTGGCTGGGGCATCGTTTCTCCGAAGGCGCCTTGTCCGGCTGGAATGCCGGCTTGGGCGTGCGCTATATCGGCCCGACCTATGTGGACGTGGCCAACACGATGAAGAACAGCGGCGCCGCCGTGTTCGACGCATCGCTGGCCTACGACACCGGCGCCTGGCGCTTCTCGGTCGACGCCATGAACCTGCTGAATAAAGAAACCGTGGTCTGTCGCAACGACCGCGTCAATTGCCGTTATGGCGTCGAGCGCACGGTGCTCGCGGCCGTCGCGTACCGCTATTGA
- a CDS encoding sigma-70 family RNA polymerase sigma factor yields the protein MSNTASIRDELAALYQVHRRKLLHTATRILGSRDLADDVVQDTYLKLLEGPSPKDVREPVAYLFQTVRHLSIDYHRRRALESRLFAGQEDGQYAVSESVAEDAAVSHQALALAAQALATMSARTRRAFELHRFEGCTQRDAARELGVSTTLVNFMIRDADVALNSCREYLLPG from the coding sequence ATGTCCAACACAGCATCCATCAGGGACGAGCTGGCGGCCCTGTATCAGGTTCATCGACGTAAATTGCTGCACACCGCCACGCGCATTCTTGGCTCGCGGGACCTGGCCGATGACGTGGTCCAAGACACCTATCTGAAGCTGCTCGAAGGCCCGTCGCCCAAAGACGTGCGAGAGCCGGTGGCCTATCTGTTCCAGACCGTCCGCCATCTGTCGATCGACTATCACCGGCGGCGCGCGCTGGAATCGCGCCTGTTCGCGGGCCAGGAAGACGGGCAGTACGCGGTGTCGGAATCGGTGGCGGAAGATGCGGCGGTCAGCCATCAGGCGTTGGCGCTGGCCGCGCAGGCCCTGGCCACGATGTCGGCGCGCACCCGCCGCGCGTTCGAGCTGCATCGCTTTGAAGGCTGCACCCAGCGCGACGCGGCGCGCGAGCTGGGCGTGTCGACCACGCTGGTGAACTTCATGATCCGCGATGCGGACGTGGCGCTTAATTCCTGCCGCGAGTATCTGCTGCCCGGTTGA
- a CDS encoding MbtH family protein, which produces MSCFDRDDAVLRVLVNDEDQYSLWPDFKATPPGWRDTGTKGDKQTCLAFVERVWTDMRPASLRRFMDEQAPTTPQ; this is translated from the coding sequence ATGAGTTGTTTTGATCGTGATGACGCCGTGCTGCGCGTGTTGGTGAATGACGAAGATCAGTACTCGTTGTGGCCGGATTTCAAGGCAACGCCGCCGGGCTGGCGCGACACGGGCACCAAGGGCGACAAGCAAACCTGCCTGGCGTTCGTTGAACGTGTGTGGACGGATATGCGGCCCGCATCGTTGCGCCGCTTCATGGATGAACAGGCGCCGACGACTCCGCAATGA
- a CDS encoding thioesterase II family protein, translating to MTTPTVTLLCLPCAGASATMYLRWRRALPAWLRVVPVELPGRGERYAHAHATDLDTLAAQLCDRHDADLQGHFVLFGHSMGALLAYRMASWLRRQGRHLPALLIASASPAPALRDPARFDGLDHDDALIADMRKQGGTPEAVYADTELLRLALDTLAADYRLCKFHCYAPQPPLPFPIAVFAGREDDITPAQVTGWRAETSRDCTETWFDGGHFFIRHQEPAVLAALRDVLAGLDCNASQHASALPA from the coding sequence ATGACCACGCCCACCGTCACCCTGCTGTGTCTGCCGTGCGCAGGCGCCAGCGCCACGATGTATCTGCGCTGGCGGCGGGCGTTGCCCGCCTGGCTGCGCGTGGTTCCCGTGGAGCTTCCCGGGCGGGGCGAACGGTACGCACACGCCCATGCCACGGACCTGGATACGTTGGCCGCGCAGCTGTGCGATCGGCATGACGCCGACCTGCAAGGGCACTTTGTGCTGTTCGGTCACAGCATGGGCGCGCTGCTGGCTTACCGCATGGCGTCGTGGCTGCGTCGGCAGGGTCGCCACTTACCGGCTCTGTTGATCGCGTCGGCCAGCCCGGCCCCCGCGCTGCGCGATCCGGCACGCTTCGATGGCCTGGATCACGACGACGCGCTGATCGCCGACATGCGCAAGCAGGGCGGCACGCCCGAAGCGGTGTACGCCGATACCGAACTGCTGCGCCTGGCGCTGGACACGCTGGCGGCCGACTACCGCCTGTGCAAATTTCATTGCTACGCGCCGCAGCCCCCTTTGCCGTTTCCCATCGCGGTGTTCGCCGGGCGCGAAGACGACATCACGCCCGCGCAGGTGACGGGCTGGCGTGCCGAGACGTCGCGCGATTGCACCGAAACGTGGTTCGACGGTGGTCACTTCTTTATCCGGCATCAAGAGCCCGCCGTGCTGGCGGCCCTACGGGACGTACTGGCGGGCCTGGACTGCAATGCAAGCCAACATGCAAGCGCTCTACCTGCCTGA
- a CDS encoding 4'-phosphopantetheinyl transferase family protein: MQALYLPERVPADVEVWRIALADGDEPVSTHGLSADEVLRMRRFRQADDARRFATTRRTLRELLARRLDVDALALVFARGLHGKPTLGAAQRGAWEFSVSHSGQAAMVALSNQRAVGVDIEWSRPCLDVQAIAPVCLTAAERERVVDAASFYRHWVSKEAVLKALGLGIGLHMQQLTVTPAANGDYGLRHCLPVADGDGAILACALPAPAGYLAALAWLDDQGGRPAASGRGVGQPF; this comes from the coding sequence ATGCAAGCGCTCTACCTGCCTGAACGCGTACCCGCCGACGTCGAGGTCTGGCGCATTGCGCTGGCGGACGGCGACGAGCCCGTCTCCACGCACGGGCTATCGGCTGATGAGGTCCTGCGCATGCGGCGTTTTCGCCAGGCCGACGACGCCCGGCGCTTTGCCACCACGCGTCGAACGCTGCGCGAACTGCTGGCGCGGCGGCTGGACGTGGACGCGCTGGCGCTGGTCTTCGCGCGCGGCCTGCATGGCAAGCCAACGCTGGGTGCCGCGCAGCGCGGCGCCTGGGAATTCAGCGTGTCGCATTCTGGGCAGGCGGCCATGGTGGCGCTGTCGAATCAGCGCGCCGTGGGCGTGGACATTGAATGGTCGCGGCCGTGCCTGGACGTGCAGGCCATTGCGCCGGTCTGCCTGACAGCGGCTGAACGCGAACGCGTCGTGGATGCCGCCAGCTTCTATCGCCACTGGGTGAGCAAGGAAGCCGTACTCAAGGCGCTGGGGCTAGGCATCGGCCTGCACATGCAGCAACTGACCGTGACGCCCGCCGCCAACGGCGATTACGGCTTGCGGCACTGCCTGCCCGTTGCCGACGGCGATGGCGCCATCTTGGCCTGTGCGTTGCCGGCGCCCGCCGGCTACCTGGCGGCGCTGGCCTGGCTGGACGATCAGGGCGGCAGGCCGGCGGCCAGCGGGCGTGGAGTTGGCCAGCCTTTCTGA
- a CDS encoding condensation domain-containing protein produces the protein MNHPASVSETTVSIAARLRELAHTRADDTALIVLNAQGDTSYSYGALDLRVRALAAALQARYDIGARLLLLLDNDEHYVIAFFACMAAGMTSVPAFPPQSARDQQLERLRLMAKDCQAAGVLATANVASWLQDSDAVFAGVDVMAVDDIDTAHAQRWQPFEPAGEDVAFLQYTSGSTAAPKGVMVTHANLMANERSIQAGMLTRRDDTFVSWLPLYHDMGLIGALLQPVYVGCRVVLMTPKYFLERPLRWLQAISAYRATVSGGPDFAYRLCVERVTPEQIRMLDLSHWRIAFSGAEPVRNDTVDAFAALCAPAGMPRQTIYPCYGLAEATLFVTGNQRGDGPLITRFDEADLASGQLRPAPLGTPLVACGVPAVDHRVLIADPATAEPAAPGMLGEIWTAGPSIAAGYWGNPQATQQTFVERDGVRWLRSGDLGCFHGGQLYVNGRLKDLIIVRGHNVYPQDIERVIEARVDGARKGRAAVFRVDGPQGEGIGVAVEISRTHRKKATAAATVSALNHAVGIACGEPASVTLLLEPGALPKTSSGKLQRAATRLGWLEKTLDAYAIHQDGVFLHGGPVDKPAPQPARGDTEQALAAIWAEVLAREAPGRDAHFFDLGGNSLSAAQVAARIRARWSVDMPLRAVFEHPQLAQAAALIDRLPRLSPEHEAAPVPLPPARRLADTPLSPAQQRLWLVDRLAATPAQRAAYNLSAVYELHGELDLDRMARALNGTVQRHEILRSIYPEDEHGDPVARVLPSVPLPLPVTDLCAQPDAAAHIAACAAQPFDLAAGPLLRAAVLRLAADRHLLVLVAHHIVFDGWSAGVFLRELCAGYEGHELPPLALQYGDYAAWSRAHAQSPAMQAGLDYWRRALAGAPALSTLPGDRERDAVADLRGATLRLPIPASLTRQLADLARRHDATLFQLLLASFLWVLHSRSGQEELVIGTDVAGRDHVELAPLIGFFVNVVPLRTHVRRDQEFGDWLAQVREGVLTAFEQRHVPFDRIVDATGATRDRSRNPLLQVLFVMQNTPHHAFTLSGLAIEPRHAPATDSKFDLGVFVHEREQGLDVEWNYATALYELPTIERVAQGWADLLRQVAADPGLPLSGYALPSFKEPRMSVANPSPAAKLDRLRSLSARGPLAPAATHAAARAVAHAAIRTSFLSPDRQFPIVVEALDPDLDPVAWAAAERERIENWLKTHGGILFRNFAISTAQQFESFAESVEPVLYGDYGDLPKKEGGRNTYRSTPYPEKQMILYHNESAHLDRWPRKQLFFCELPSRVGGATPIVDCREMLRRLPAELVQEFERKQLLYIRTFTDRLDVSWQSFFKTDDRRQVEATLRQAGIDFAWRGDDALQTRTRCPAVITHPVTGERVFFNQVQLHHLHCLEPEVREHLLSTAGLEWVPRHVCFGDGSPIPDAVMDLIGKTYEECAVRFDWRRGDVVMLDNMLAAHARDPYEEPRKVVVAMGSMFDRAALDAQAGTGVSR, from the coding sequence ATGAATCATCCAGCTTCCGTATCCGAAACCACCGTCAGCATCGCGGCGCGCCTGCGCGAATTGGCGCACACCCGCGCCGACGACACCGCGTTGATCGTGCTGAACGCCCAGGGCGACACGTCTTATAGCTATGGGGCGCTGGACCTGCGTGTGCGCGCGTTGGCCGCCGCACTGCAAGCGCGCTATGACATCGGCGCGCGCTTGCTTTTGCTGCTGGACAACGACGAGCACTACGTCATTGCATTCTTTGCGTGCATGGCGGCGGGCATGACCTCGGTGCCCGCGTTTCCGCCGCAGTCCGCGCGCGATCAGCAACTGGAACGGTTGCGCCTGATGGCCAAGGACTGCCAGGCCGCCGGTGTGCTGGCCACCGCAAACGTTGCTAGCTGGCTGCAAGACAGTGACGCGGTATTCGCGGGCGTGGACGTGATGGCGGTGGACGACATCGACACGGCGCACGCGCAACGGTGGCAGCCCTTCGAACCGGCGGGCGAAGACGTCGCCTTCCTGCAATACACCTCGGGATCGACCGCCGCGCCCAAGGGCGTGATGGTGACGCACGCCAACTTGATGGCGAACGAACGGTCCATCCAGGCCGGCATGCTGACGCGGCGCGACGACACCTTCGTGTCGTGGTTGCCGCTGTATCACGACATGGGGCTCATCGGCGCGCTGTTGCAGCCCGTCTACGTGGGCTGCCGCGTGGTGCTGATGACGCCCAAGTATTTTCTTGAGCGGCCGTTGCGTTGGCTTCAAGCCATTTCCGCCTATCGCGCCACGGTCAGCGGCGGGCCCGACTTTGCCTACCGCCTGTGCGTGGAGCGCGTGACGCCTGAGCAAATCCGCATGTTGGACCTGTCGCATTGGCGCATCGCATTTTCGGGCGCCGAGCCGGTGCGCAATGACACCGTCGACGCGTTCGCGGCGTTGTGCGCGCCGGCCGGCATGCCGCGTCAGACCATCTACCCGTGCTATGGGCTGGCCGAAGCCACCTTGTTCGTGACCGGCAACCAGCGGGGCGACGGGCCCTTGATCACCCGCTTTGACGAAGCCGATTTGGCGAGCGGCCAATTGCGGCCGGCGCCCCTGGGCACGCCACTGGTCGCTTGCGGCGTTCCCGCCGTGGATCACCGCGTGCTGATCGCCGACCCGGCGACGGCCGAGCCGGCCGCGCCGGGCATGCTGGGCGAGATCTGGACGGCGGGTCCCAGCATCGCGGCGGGCTACTGGGGAAATCCGCAAGCCACGCAACAGACTTTTGTGGAGCGTGACGGCGTGCGCTGGTTGCGTTCCGGCGACCTGGGCTGCTTTCACGGTGGTCAGTTGTACGTGAACGGCCGCCTCAAGGACCTGATCATCGTGCGTGGGCACAACGTGTACCCGCAAGACATCGAGCGCGTGATCGAGGCGCGAGTCGATGGCGCCAGGAAAGGGCGCGCGGCGGTGTTTCGCGTGGACGGCCCGCAAGGCGAGGGCATCGGTGTGGCGGTCGAGATTTCGCGCACGCATCGCAAGAAGGCGACGGCCGCCGCCACGGTCTCGGCGCTGAACCACGCCGTCGGCATCGCTTGCGGCGAGCCTGCCTCCGTGACGCTGCTGCTGGAACCGGGCGCCTTGCCCAAGACGTCCAGCGGCAAGCTGCAACGCGCCGCCACCCGGCTGGGTTGGTTGGAAAAAACGCTGGACGCCTACGCCATTCATCAAGACGGGGTCTTCTTGCACGGCGGGCCGGTTGACAAACCCGCGCCGCAGCCGGCCAGGGGAGACACCGAACAGGCGCTGGCCGCGATCTGGGCCGAGGTGCTGGCGCGCGAGGCGCCAGGCCGTGACGCGCACTTCTTCGATCTGGGGGGCAATTCCCTCAGTGCGGCGCAAGTCGCCGCCCGGATTCGCGCGCGCTGGTCGGTGGACATGCCGCTGCGCGCCGTGTTTGAACACCCGCAACTGGCGCAGGCTGCCGCGTTGATCGACAGGTTGCCCAGGTTGAGCCCGGAGCATGAGGCCGCGCCCGTGCCATTGCCGCCCGCGCGGCGGCTGGCCGATACGCCCTTGTCGCCTGCGCAGCAGCGCTTGTGGCTGGTGGACCGGCTGGCCGCCACGCCGGCGCAGCGCGCCGCCTACAACCTTAGCGCGGTCTACGAACTGCACGGTGAGCTGGACCTGGACCGGATGGCCCGCGCCCTGAATGGCACGGTTCAGCGCCATGAAATTCTGCGCAGCATCTACCCGGAAGACGAGCACGGCGATCCGGTGGCGCGTGTGCTGCCGTCCGTGCCGCTGCCGCTGCCCGTCACCGACCTCTGCGCGCAGCCGGATGCGGCGGCGCACATTGCCGCCTGCGCCGCGCAGCCCTTTGACCTGGCTGCCGGGCCCCTGTTGCGCGCCGCCGTCCTGCGTCTGGCGGCCGATCGGCACTTGCTCGTTCTGGTGGCGCATCACATCGTGTTTGATGGCTGGTCCGCTGGCGTGTTCCTGCGCGAGTTGTGCGCGGGTTACGAGGGCCATGAACTGCCTCCCTTGGCGCTGCAGTATGGCGATTACGCGGCATGGAGCCGCGCCCACGCGCAGTCGCCCGCCATGCAGGCGGGATTGGACTATTGGCGGCGTGCGTTGGCCGGCGCCCCGGCGCTTAGTACCTTGCCCGGCGACCGCGAACGCGACGCCGTGGCGGACCTGCGCGGCGCGACGCTGCGCCTGCCCATTCCCGCAAGTCTGACCCGCCAGTTGGCCGACCTGGCTCGCCGCCATGACGCCACGCTGTTCCAGCTGCTGCTTGCGTCTTTCCTGTGGGTCTTGCACAGCCGCTCGGGCCAGGAAGAACTCGTGATCGGCACGGACGTAGCCGGCCGCGACCACGTCGAACTTGCGCCTTTGATCGGCTTTTTCGTCAATGTCGTGCCATTGCGCACACACGTGCGGCGGGATCAGGAATTCGGCGACTGGCTGGCGCAGGTGCGCGAGGGCGTGTTGACCGCATTTGAACAGCGGCACGTGCCTTTTGACCGCATTGTCGATGCCACCGGCGCCACGCGGGATCGCAGCCGCAACCCCTTGTTGCAGGTGTTGTTCGTCATGCAAAACACGCCGCATCACGCATTCACGCTGTCGGGCCTGGCGATCGAACCCCGCCATGCCCCCGCCACGGATTCGAAATTCGACCTGGGCGTTTTCGTGCACGAGCGCGAACAAGGCCTGGACGTGGAGTGGAACTACGCCACGGCGTTGTACGAACTGCCCACGATTGAACGCGTCGCCCAGGGATGGGCGGATCTGCTGCGCCAAGTGGCCGCTGACCCCGGCTTGCCACTGAGCGGCTACGCCTTGCCCTCATTCAAGGAGCCTCGCATGTCTGTCGCCAATCCGTCACCTGCCGCCAAGCTGGACCGTCTGCGCAGTTTGTCGGCACGGGGGCCGCTAGCGCCCGCCGCTACACACGCCGCTGCACGCGCCGTTGCACACGCTGCAATACGCACCTCGTTCCTGTCGCCTGATCGGCAATTTCCCATTGTGGTCGAGGCGCTGGACCCGGACCTGGACCCCGTGGCGTGGGCAGCAGCCGAGCGCGAGCGCATCGAGAACTGGCTGAAAACGCATGGCGGCATCCTGTTCCGCAACTTCGCGATCAGCACGGCGCAGCAGTTCGAGTCCTTTGCCGAGTCCGTCGAACCGGTGCTGTACGGCGACTACGGCGACCTGCCGAAGAAAGAGGGAGGACGCAACACCTACCGCTCGACCCCGTACCCCGAAAAGCAAATGATCCTGTATCACAACGAAAGCGCGCACCTGGATCGCTGGCCACGCAAACAACTGTTCTTCTGCGAGCTGCCGTCAAGGGTCGGCGGCGCCACGCCCATCGTGGATTGCCGCGAGATGCTGCGCCGCCTGCCCGCCGAATTGGTGCAAGAGTTTGAACGCAAGCAGTTGCTCTACATCCGAACTTTCACGGATCGCCTGGACGTCAGCTGGCAGTCGTTTTTCAAGACGGATGATCGCCGGCAGGTAGAGGCCACGCTGCGTCAGGCCGGGATCGATTTCGCCTGGCGGGGCGACGACGCCTTGCAAACGCGCACGCGTTGCCCGGCGGTCATCACGCATCCCGTCACGGGCGAGCGCGTCTTTTTCAATCAGGTGCAGTTGCATCACCTGCATTGCCTGGAGCCCGAAGTCCGCGAACACCTGTTGAGCACGGCCGGCCTGGAGTGGGTGCCGCGTCACGTGTGCTTTGGCGACGGCAGCCCCATTCCGGACGCGGTGATGGACCTGATCGGCAAGACCTATGAGGAATGCGCGGTGCGCTTCGATTGGCGGCGGGGCGATGTCGTGATGCTGGACAACATGCTGGCGGCGCACGCTCGCGACCCCTATGAGGAACCGCGCAAGGTGGTGGTGGCGATGGGGTCGATGTTCGACCGTGCGGCGCTGGACGCCCAAGCGGGTACAGGAGTCAGCCGATGA